The Theobroma cacao cultivar B97-61/B2 chromosome 1, Criollo_cocoa_genome_V2, whole genome shotgun sequence genome contains the following window.
gaaaacttGGGGAAATTATTCAGAAAATAAAGAAGGTACCACTGCAGCACTGCCAACTGCTAGGACCTTATATATTACATATGTATGTGAGGATCCATTTATTGCTCGCAAGTGAATTATAATTGTCTGGTCatgtgggttttttttttttttggaaagtcTTGACATGTATCCTTTGGCAACATTCATATGCCAgtgataaaaatgataattgcaaagataaattttttttcttgattttggcCGACAAAGatatttttcattatcttATCACGAATAGTTGTTTGACTTTAAATAAGCAATGAATCTTTGATTGGATCGTTTTCTTGCTGATTTTTAGAGACTGACATGTAGCTTTCCTCTTCAGCTGGAAGACATCAATGCAAGTCTGTACCTTGTCAAATGTGATGCTGTGTTGAACAGAGCGAAGCACAAACAAGgagaaaagcaaacaaaaatgactaaatGCTGCAATGGAATATGTCTGTTCTTTATATTACTTTGTGTTATCTGGGCTCCTATGCTGGTAAGGGACTTCATAACCAGATGttctatttttcatattttgatgtATAGTACCTGTGAACAGTTTGAGAAACTTTTCTCAGTAGGAATTCCATTTGATTGATCTTCTTATGCCATTTCATTCGAAAAGCAAACACTTGAGCTTAGCAATGTTTTGCATGAAGCATTAGAAAAGTACCTCATGTCTTGGATGTAATATTTACTGCTGATCTCTTGAGTGCCCATATTATTGTGCCTTTACATGGAAAAGAGCGATGGGTTTTTAAAGTATATGGATGTGCTAATGCATCAAtgaggaaaataaataatatgaaaaagGTGAAGAAAATTTAATACTTTGATTTGACCTATTGTCATTCATGGTCCTTTTTTAAATCTAAATCATCATGTGACACCAGCTGTCCCTTGCCTTTATGTTACTTCTTAGGATGTACACTAATGGTTCCAACATTGCCAAGGAGGTTCCATTGCTTGAATGTATACTTTGTAAACTCAGAGTTCtttatatctttattttgaagttttatgAAGTGTTGGCAGATGATCCAACGAGTTCTGTGATAGCTTCTTTATATTTGCTATTCTTTGAGGCCTGATATGAGACAAGTGAATAAAGCATAGCATAAATCAAACCtttaaaatagtaaaatagTGATTCGTGATATTACACTTTAACTTGACAGTATGGCATGTTACTATTGTCTTACTAAAAGTAATGACGTTAGCATTGTACTTATAGTGCCTATGAGCATCATTAATGCTGTTACCAGAAGTCTTACACAACATTGAGTGTCTAGTTAGTTTACTTCTAGTTAGGTGGAAGAAGCATTCTATACCTTGATTAGTCAATGAATTTTGTTCTGTCTGCCAGATGTACAGCAGTGGCAATCCAACAAATATGGCAAACCCCATTAAAGATGCAACTTTTCAAACAGACATTAGTACTGGTGGTGGAAGGTTGACCTTGTATCAGACGACTCTCTGTGAAAAGCTCCAATGGGATAAGCTCAATTCTGATGTTAATCTTGATCCCCTAAATTATTTGGACTCATACAATAAGAATGATATACAATTAATATGCTGCCAAGCTGATGCAAGTATTTTGTGGCTTGTCCCTGATGTGGTTCAGAGAAGATTTATTCAGTCCCTTGACTGGGACATGGACATGGGTATCACTTCTACTTGGCTGCTTACTAGGGAACGACCAAAGGGCAAGGAAGTTGTGAAATATGAGAAACCTGTTGATTCTAAGGATCTTCCTGAACGGTCAGATGTCCAAAAGGTTCTTAATGGTTCAACAAACAGCTTTAGGATATATAATCTTTATCCAAGATACTTCCGTGTCACTGGTTCTGGTGAAGTCCGACCTTTTGAGCAAGAGGTACCCAGGACTCTTATTCAAGTTTTTATTTCACCTCCTCCTCCCTTCCTCCACAATATATGAGTTAGTGCTGTTTTGCATTGTTAGGATTTCTTCATCTCTAATGACTTATTAGCAAAAATGTAATGTATTATCTTTTATTACTTGAATTTAAGCTATCAATCTTTCAGTCAGTGGGGGAAAAGACTCTAAATTAAAGTAGTTATAAAAGGTATAGAATCATTAATAATCTATTTTTGACACAAATGAAGTACCAAATTCAACAGGTAAGTTCAGTGAGTGCAGATCTTGTTATCAATCATGCAGCTTTTGAGTGGTGGTCCTTCCATGATATCAATTCATCTAATGTAAGGGGCTGCAGAGATTTAACAGGACCTATGGCCATAATAGTATCTGAGGAAACACCACCCCGTAAGTTGTGGAAAACCCATTTTATGTTGTATGTCTATTTTGATAGCAAGTCATTatgattttctttattattacttattaatatttcaataCTGCATCAGAGGGTATTCTTGGAGACACACTAAGCAAGTTCAGCATTTGGGGTCTCTACATAACTTTTGTGCTTGCTGTTGGCCGGTTTATCAGGCTTCAATGCTCTGACTTAAGAATGAGAATACCATATGAGAACCTGCCTTCCTGTGATAGGTAATGTTTTCTATTGATCTTTATTTATAGAAAAAGGGTGGAGGATGAAGGCATGAATCACTATTTCATTCATTTCTTAGTTCCTTGATATCTGTTTATCTGGATTTGATGTAGGTTGATAGCCATCTGCGAAGATATATATGCTGCAAGAGCAGAAGGTGAGCTTGGAGTCGAAGAGGTCCTTTACTGGACCCTAGTGAAGATCTATAGGTCACCACACATGCTGCTTGAGTATACCAAACCTGACTAGGTTGTCAATGTCGACGCCGTTTTGGTTGCCAGAATTTCCGTAAGTGTTTTTTTGAAACGAGTTGCGATTGACAGCCTGATGTACCTGAACCAATTGAACTGATTGTGATTCTTCTTTGGTGGCCAGGAACCTCTCTGGTGGTCTTAGGTTCTTTTGCCAGAGCATCTACGATTGATTAACATGTTGAAGAAATGCTGAATGCTATTCTACTACAAAAAACAACAGCCATGTTGCAGACTATAATTATAATTCAGGTGCTAGATATACGTGAATTTTGCATCACAGGTGGTCTAAGAATGGCATCATATAAAAGGAAGAAATGATTTCTTAGGAGAAATCCCTTTTGCTAACCGTGTACAGAAATTTATAGGTTCCTCATAATTGTACAggattttttccaaaaaatgaaaaaaaaaaacaaaaacaaattatttgtGTATGATCGAATATGACCTTTTAAAAGAGAATATATGCATCTAGATCCTCTTTTACAAATTTTGAATACAAAGATGGCATTATTTTCTCAGTGCACAATTCAACAACCTCAACAAATCTCTAATTTTGACTCGAATTTAAAGTTCTTCAATTACTTTCAACAGTTGCATTTAATTACAACTCTCCAATTCTTATCTACTATCAAATACTTTGAACAACTTTTCAAATCATTAATCTTCAAAGTTATCACAACTACACATTATGAATCAAGTTTGATGTTGTATATGTGTTTCCGTCAAGTTAATGACactaattgatttttaaaaagatCCTTCACAATCTCTCCAATTCACCAACGCTTGttagatttttcgatttttaaCGATCGTTTACATCAGGAGAACATTTCATCACTTTCTCAGTTAATAAAATCTCACTTCGATAAACTATCATCTCTTATGCATTGTTCACATCATTTCGAGGCCTCACCTTCTAGACTATACAAACCATCATGTAAATTTTCCTTCATCAGGATCATGTCACCTTATGTGACTTTTACCACCCTACTATTGATAGAAAATCCATATCTTTTGGAGACTCAATGATAGATTCTTATACATCTTTAGACGTATGTCACACCGCTCAAAGAGGTCACAATCTCATCATACATTTCAATTCTCAAAAACTCAAAACTCATGATCGTCACTGTTAACTTAATGTAAAATATCAACCATTACTAAAATTGGCATTCATATTTTTTGAGATTGTAAAGACATCACAATCATCACCATCTATAACAAAAACATACTCACCTTTATTGCCATTAATCTCATTGTTTTTGTAAGACAATCCCTCTTAATATGTCTATACCATTTGCATCGAAAGCTTTGAATATTGTTGAATCTAGACTTATCACCTTTAGATCCCTTATCAATAGACTTGCTCTTTCGAACCTCAACCACCAATACCAAGTTAGATGaatttctacttttctttaGAGGCTTCACAAGACATTAACACTACTTGTACTTACTCTTAACGTTATTGTATCATTCtggtaaataaaaaaattctaccAAGACTTCATAAGAATCAAAAAACAATACAAGAAACAATAGTGACTTCTCATCTTCATCTACCTTCACATAAACTTTTTTCTAACTAATCAATGATCTCATCAAACTTGTTCATATATTTAATAAGGTCTCCATTCTCCTCCATCTTTAAGTGatacaatttttacttaatttattaaaaagacttattatcaaataaatcatttttacttttatttacaATTCTAGAACGAATTTCTCATCAATAATATGATTAAACACATTATTACGGAAACAAAGTTGAAGAATACTAACACACATTTTCCCTAACTCATGCCTATTTACCATTTTTTATGCCATctacttgttttttttttttttcttccaaagGGCACATCAAACCTTACCTGGTAACCAAAACAAAACCTATCACTGGATTAACCAACAAATCAGTAATATAAAGTGAAATCTATAAGGCATTTCTCGCATTAATCAATAAAACTAATATCAAAAGACTACATCATAAATGAAACCGAAGCACATTTCAAAAAGTAAGCTCAAGAACACCTCATTTTGCTAAACTAAAATAGAAAACAACCCGAGCTATTTCTACCTGAATTTCGTCTGGTTCCCGATAATTGGACGAAAAGGAAAACTGTCTTCGGAAtctcagttttttttttttctttccctgaCAAAAGGGAAGACTGAACTTGactaattaaaacaaattatctTTTGTCTGCAGACTCAACTCTGAAATTCATCTTTATTTGCTTTTCCACCAATTTCTCGGCAGCCAAACACGAATTTAAGTCGATCAACTTAATTTGTTCAAAAAAGCAACCACACCAGCAGCGTCAATAACTTTTAACATTATTacatcaaagaaaataaatttacacaAATGAATAAAACCAAGGTTTGTTTCTTTACCTTCGACGCCCTTTTAGAGGTCGCTGGACTCGGCAATGTTCTCCTGCTCctccattttctctctccGCCGAAGcaattttccctttctttggAGGCTCGTGCATGAATCCTTCCTACGTGGACATGGCTTCTCAGACAAAGGCAGATTAGTACTGGAATGAAAATCCTCTGCCTCTTAACACTGTCCCATTCTGTGCCTCATTCACAGAATTTTGCCACGTGGcataacaaattaaattttttttaactttaatagTTGAAAGGTATTGGCTTTCctaaataatatttcaaaatttattaacatTTACAGTAAACAAAGGAAAGGGGCTTTGCTAAGCCTCTGCCCTTTCGGTCAAAAACTGCTTATGACAAAAACTGCATGTCTTTTGGAAGTCCCTTTAACACCGAAAAAAAGAGGATTAAATACTCATTTTaggatcaaaatttttaaatttttattaatttaaagttaagtgttttaattgtaataaataaaaataaattttttttattttttataattaagaattaaaGTGAGACATGTCTAACGTAGACGTTAATTTGAAaggataaaatataaaaaagtaattttgtcaaaaaaaaatttttatcaagttAAAATAGTTCAATTTATGacgtaaaataattttttcattatgacgtgtaataattaaatttttaaaataaaataaaatatttattttttaacatagtatgttataattaaatttttaatataatatgtaataattatattttttaatataatatataataattaaatttttaacatgataaataaaattaaatctttaatatgtaataactaaatttttaatataatatataataattatatttttaatataattatttatcgTATGTGATATAGTTTTCCATCCACttatcaatataatttttaattgtaaaagCTCGAAAATATTTGACTCCTAATTATTCATGTTTGATTGAAAAATTGCTAAAACGGTAGACTCCAATTTAACAACCCTTCAATCCCATAACAGTAAACCGTCCTTCCTCCCTGGACAAAAACCCTCTACTAGATAAAGCCTTCAAATACCCAAGTCTGTACATAGTCAATATTCACGACCAGATCACCGCAAGGAAAGCTCAACCTTGCGTTATCCTTGGATAGCCAACATATGCCTTCTATTGGGAGATTGGTCTTGATTTCAAGctcaagtgtttttttttctatggCCATAAACGTTGATGAACAAGAAATATGATACAGATTCTGTAATTTGTTCTTTTTAGAATTTCTTCATATTTGCTTAGGAATTGCTAGTCCTGTTAAAGTAATGGATACCAAGTGTTTGAAGGAAGTTCTGCATATGATGTTGGTTGCAGGATCATGGCTTTGGCTTATAAATTTGTGCATACTTCGTCCATGAACAATTTCTGTTCTTGATCTATCATCCATTCATTCAAGAAGTGACACTTTACGCTGTATAGATATTCGCTACCGTCAGTCCAGCCCAATCTCAATTTTCAAGCTCTCCCCGCGAACGCCGAGCGGCATAAAAAGGCGCATAGCTGAGTTGAGTTGCGAAAATGGAGGGTGAGTCGAAACCAAGCGACGAGCTATCTAGATTCTTCGATTCCGGCATTTACCGATTCCCGAACTCAAATGCCGTCTTCATCGACCCAGTTCGCGTGCTCAACCGATCCTACTCCCGGTTTAAGGTATCTCCTTCCGCCTACTACTCCCGTTTCTTCGAATCCAAACACCCCGCTCAAGAATCCACTCACTCCTCTAATCCAAAGAAACGAAAACGAAAACCGAAGAAACAATCTTACTTCCTCAATGAAAAAGAACAAGCCGCCGATCAACGCCACCAGGTAATTCATCGACCAATTATGTCAGCATTCTTTTAGaagtttaatttgtttttaatttctttttcctgttCTTTATAGGAGGCGAGGCCTTTATTGTTAAAGGCCCATGAACTTTTACTTGGAGCGGCTGATTTTCTAGCGATTATGAGCAAATTAAGGAGCGATTTTTGTTCTTCGACGGAATTATGCGGTGGCGAAGAACATTCGTTCATTGAGCTTGGAAGGGTGTGGCAAGCTCCTTTGTATGATATAACTCTCGATTTtaaacttagtcgactgacaaACCAGAGTGATAATAGAGGTTTGGTTCACTGatttaatgattaaaataaagttttgtactattaataattgattctTCGTTATTGATTTTCATCTCTGTTTCAGAAAATCTAAATGGTGAGCAGAGAGTGCTTCCGATTTTTAATAACTTAGTCGTTAATGACACGCGCGATGAAATGGAGGCTGAATTTCTGAACCGCCATTATATATTACCCAGAGAGAGTTGCTTCTATATggtatgttgatttttttttctttttttttctaaaagaataagaaaaatgatCAGAAACATAGAGTTGGTGGGAATGTTTTAATTGTTATAATGTTATGATTCAGTtgaactttaaattttataaatgcaAATGTGTTTCAGATTCATTTTTGTTGTGTCTTACTTGTTCTTGTATGTTGTGTCTTCTATCATGTTGAAGTCCGATTTGGGGCAGATTCACAACCTTATTCCTGGTAATTATTGCACATCAAACCCCATTACAGTTGTCGAGTATTTTTCCTTAACCATAGTATGTACTGTTCTAAGCTCTTGTTGAGGAACCATCTTCAACCATTTAGTCATGTGTGGGAAATCATGTCACTTGCAATTCCTGCTTGTGATATTAATAAATGCATGCGAGGTTGTTTATTTGCTATCATGCTTAGTTATTTGCTtgcattttctaaatttttcatTAGCTGCTCCAAGAATCAATGACTCatggaattatgatgaatactgactttctttttccccAATGCAGCTGAGCCCGATAGTGGTTTCAATCTTATAGTCATTGATCCTCCATGGGAAAACGGAAGTGCTCGTCAGAAATCAGTGTGTGTAATCACATTCTTTAGTGTATCAAATGCATTCATTATAGCTTTTGACAGTGTAGAGCTTGCTCACCATCCTCTTGgggctttcttttttttcatgcATTTTCATACATTTGGTTTCTGGATTGCTTCAGCTACCCAACTTTACCACACCGGTATTTCTTATCCCTTCCTATTAAGCAACTTACGCACAGAGAGGGCGCACTTGTGGCCTTATGGGTGACAAATAGAGAGAAATTGCATAATGTCGTTGAGAAAGAGCTATTCCCGGCATGGGGAGTTAGATATTTGTCTACTGTTTACTGGTTCAAGGTTAAACTCTTCACCTTTTCTGTCTGTGTGTGTTTGTCTGCATGAAGTTAAAACAGCACTGATTTGCAAGTTATCATTTCACTTATCAGGCTTTACTTGAGATTTTTAGGTGAAAGTAGATGGCTCATTGATCAGTGATCTTGACCTGTTTCATCATCGGCCATATGAATGCCTTCTCCTGGGATACTGTcatggaaaaatgatgaatgtATGCTGTGGCAATGAACATGTTTTTAGTTGCTAGTTGCTCTTGCCTGGATTCTTTTTGTTGCTTACACTGTTGAAATTTTGCAGGAAACAGATTCAGAATACCTTTCAGAATTTAGGTCAGTAAAAGATAAACAGATCGTCATAAGCATTCCAGGAGGTTACTCAAGGAAGCCCCCAATTGGAGGTAAGTAAGTATTTATAAATCTTTTGCCATGCTGTGGAGGATCTTCTTGACTGAAAGATGAATTGTTTTCCCaatatttcctttcttttgtttataaaatcattgtATATGGTAATTCATCTTTTTTAGATTGTGGAGTAACCTTTGTTATTCTAATAAACCAACTTTTACTTGGCTACTCGGTGCTTGAATTTTGTCTCATTTCTAACTCGttccttctttccttttatgtTTATAGAATTACTGTTGGGGCATGTTCCAGGAGTTAAACCTGCTCGATGTATTGAACTATTTGCTAGAGAAATGGTAGGTGGTTGGGCATCCTGGGGCAATGAACCCCTTCACTTTCAGGATTCAAGATATTTTCGAAGAGAGTGAATGCATAACTTATCCAATGTAATGCCATCTTGTGGGTATTTACCAGTGGAAATCTGGAATTAAGTGTTCTTCTTACTAAGGAACTGCCTTAAACAAACTGCGAATCTGTTACTCTAGCTGAAATGCTAAGATGAAAAGGTTCGGCAGCTGATGCAGGTGCTTGTTATATCATATAAGACAAGGCTCCCTAATTCCCATGGATGATGTCAATGCCTATGCCCAAGGGAATTGGATTAGGCGTTGCTAGCTCTATATTTTTTGTCTATGACTAACCTCGTGCGATTTATTTATTTCCCATTCAAAAACAATGACATTCCGATTGgcgcaaaaaaaaaaaatctatcaaGACTTATCGCCTTACATTTGCCAGTGTTTTCATGTGTTTAATCGTTGTTGGATATCAAGAATTCACCTTACAAGCAAACTCCGAGTCTAGCAAATTTGGTTTCAATTGATGATCCACGCAATTTCTCTCTATTTGTCACCCATGAGGCCACAAGTGCGCCCACTCTGTGCGTAAGTTGCTTAACACGAAGGGATAAGAAATACCGGTGTGGTAAAGTTGGGTAGCTGAAGCAATCAGGAAACCAAACGTGTGAGAATGCATGAACAAGAGGAACGCCCCAAGAGGATGGTGAGAAAGGTCTACACTGTCAAAAGCTATCATGAATGCATTTGATACACTAAAGAATGCGATTACACACACTGATTTCTGACAAGCTCTTCCGTTTTCCCATGGAGAATCAATGACTATAAGATTGAAACCACTATCGGGCTGAGCTGCAttgggaaaaaagaaagtcaatattcatcataatttcatgAGTCATTGATTCTTGGAgtagttaattaaaaatttaaaaattactaacAAATAaccaaacataaaaatatgcattcaaacatttgattcattaattgatgtataattttttaaaaaattaattttttttaaattaaaaaatatatacacaAAACATGATAACACGAAAACAACGTGGCATGCATGCACGTATTAAGATCACAAGCAGGAATTGCAAGGGACATGATTTTCCATGCAGTGGCGTCACTTCATATTTGTTTACAATTACACACACCCCACTCGACTTCAAGGTATTTAGGTAAATGGGATTcaactttttttaactttGTACAAGAAGACAAGTATGtttattgagaaattttgttggttctttttttccttttaatagTTTACTCtttgttattatatttatttttatcttaatatGACAATTTATATAACCGATAGATTCATATTATTGACTtactaaaaaattatatcaaacaattaaaaaaattttcatttcaaaataagattatattttattacGCAGTCtgtataaataaatagatattGGAGGAAATTGTGCAGTCCATATAGTTATTgcattaattatatatgttatcTTATTTTGCTAATATggaattgttaaaaaaatatcttacGTGTCAATTACGTTATGTCATCGGggactttattttcttatacaTAAGACCACTCACAGCCTCACACCCTTTTAACAAATGCGGCTCGCTTACTTGTTTGTGATTAGATTTTAAGattaattcataataaattcGTAGCATATCTAGCATCATCCCGAGCGTCCAATATCTTCGAAAATGGTTAGTGCACTAcaatcttttgttttttttttttttaacaaaaatatttgattcttATTACATAAAACTTCCGAGCTATCTCCTATTCTTAATTGAtgttaaataattttgatattgaaTATCACGTGTAATTTAGTTTCTTCTACCACTATTTCAGaagttaaaataatattattaaataagtgttaaatcttatttttcatgactcTTGTAATGAATTTTACGTTggataatattatttttgataTGCACAGGGTTgatagtataaaatttaatttacaattgcgaaaaaatatttttttaatatattgtattcttttttttaaagaaaataatagatAGATAGATTTTTGCATATACTTAATTATTActactattaatttttaaacaaatacataaatttaaaatccatTATCTAAGTATCTCAAGTCGAAATTTAAACCTAACCTCGTACGgtcttaaattttgaaaataaaatttaaataagtctATAAATAATGGGTACACGTTTTTAACTCAAAAGACATGTATGATATGGTTTATATACCCAAGACGCACCCCATTTTTAACTTATATAGTTTATCTATTATCTATGACATTTTACCCATCTAATTGTATAATAACCTCATTGTACTGTAAGTCTATAAATTACAAGTTTAcatttttaatctaaaaaacatatatgataagtgatgaaaaaattcatatttatatacttAAAACTCATCTTATCTCTTACTGATGTAAAATTCGTGATATAAACAGGTTCAATAAGACCAAAGTCTGTTAAACGGATTTGACCTTAGATGTGTCAATAATGGGAGGTTGAATAGGGTTCATTTGCAATCATATTGTTCTTTTTTAGGCCAAAAGAATAATAGCATATACCTCAATaccaaacaaaaacaaaaaaacaggATACCAGAtagaaaccaaaaagaaaagatttctACCAACAATCccagaaagggaaaaaaaacaaaacaatctaagaaaattaaaagttacAGCTT
Protein-coding sequences here:
- the LOC18613425 gene encoding methyltransferase-like protein 2, which translates into the protein MEGESKPSDELSRFFDSGIYRFPNSNAVFIDPVRVLNRSYSRFKVSPSAYYSRFFESKHPAQESTHSSNPKKRKRKPKKQSYFLNEKEQAADQRHQEARPLLLKAHELLLGAADFLAIMSKLRSDFCSSTELCGGEEHSFIELGRVWQAPLYDITLDFKLSRLTNQSDNRENLNGEQRVLPIFNNLVVNDTRDEMEAEFLNRHYILPRESCFYMSDLGQIHNLIPAEPDSGFNLIVIDPPWENGSARQKSVYPTLPHRYFLSLPIKQLTHREGALVALWVTNREKLHNVVEKELFPAWGVRYLSTVYWFKVKVDGSLISDLDLFHHRPYECLLLGYCHGKMMNETDSEYLSEFRSVKDKQIVISIPGGYSRKPPIGELLLGHVPGVKPARCIELFAREMVGGWASWGNEPLHFQDSRYFRRE